The following coding sequences lie in one Yoonia sp. G8-12 genomic window:
- a CDS encoding DUF2256 domain-containing protein encodes MPKMRRKADLPQKTCATCGRPFAWRKKWAKVWDEVRYCSDRCKSGRNASAR; translated from the coding sequence ATGCCAAAGATGCGCCGCAAGGCTGACCTTCCCCAAAAAACCTGTGCCACCTGTGGCCGCCCGTTCGCATGGCGCAAGAAATGGGCCAAGGTCTGGGACGAGGTGCGTTATTGTTCGGACCGCTGCAAATCTGGGCGCAATGCATCCGCACGCTGA